One stretch of Girardinichthys multiradiatus isolate DD_20200921_A chromosome 2, DD_fGirMul_XY1, whole genome shotgun sequence DNA includes these proteins:
- the cdkn1bb gene encoding cyclin-dependent kinase inhibitor 1Bb — MKTGRSWLLEDSAFLGGKMSDVRLSNGSPTLERTEPRVSEHPKPSACRSLFGSVDHEELKRDLKGHMWELQEAAAAKWGFDFASDKPLSNARLTWELVDSAEIPDFYVRPPRREKGVGSGNNNVDLNGNHSCVLVVPSEDQSISDVQTECTEQCAGLRKRPCHDPTAQSKRSRSSPDEVSCPSLSHSVEHTPRKSSPKRQT; from the exons ATGAAAACCGGACGCTCCTGGCTGCTCGAAGATTCAGCATTTTTGGGGGGTAAAATGTCAGACGTTCGACTTTCAAACGGAAGCCCGACGTTGGAACGGACGGAGCCCCGAGTGTCGGAGCACCCGAAGCCGTCAGCCTGCCGCAGCCTCTTCGGCTCGGTGGACCATGAAGAGTTAAAGAGGGATTTAAAGGGACACATGTGGGAGCTGCAGGAGGCTGCGGCCGCTAAGTGGGGCTTCGACTTCGCCAGTGACAAGCCGCTGTCTAACGCCAGGCTCACATGGGAACTAGTGGACTCCGCGGAGATCCCGGATTTCTACGTGCGGCCCCCGCGGAGGGAGAAAGGCGTCGGCTCTGGGAATAACAATGTGGATCTAAACGGGAATCATAGCTGTGTTCTGGTGGTTCCGAGCGAAGATCAGAGCATCTCAGACGTTCAGACGGAGTGTACGGAGCAGTGCGCGGGGCTGAGGAAAAGACCATGTCACG ACCCTACGGCGCAAAGTAAGAGGTCACGCAGCAGCCCAGATGAAGTTAGTTGTCCAAGCCTGAGCCACTCTGTTGAACACACACCCAGAAAGTCAAGTCCCAAGAGACAAACGTGA